In Mycolicibacterium mucogenicum DSM 44124, the following are encoded in one genomic region:
- a CDS encoding PD-(D/E)XK nuclease family protein encodes MVNPLPWIDASKAHLLARCALRWTAETTSDAASEERRTPESTWSAATLGIQAHKALEQWACSSQWREENPGELLRERFHILTASNTAGLGAARIIGSKLTARGRELADWLHANNCELLLPEEFVSDEQRRIRGGMDLVAVADHAVHIFDLKTGRGYARNRTLPESAVLQLAVYSVLATDKWKRPAKASILSLDSGLLDDQDHASGAAEILVKNLEEKRAAALATPTPTAVASPDACSWCALRCRCTVHWAAVESGVITDTVAGELERSTVSANGKVSVILSTSEGRQLVAGLDAAPNAPGGVQVAALRVNRVEGSPHVWHANGWSTIDLLDAF; translated from the coding sequence GTGGTAAATCCGCTGCCTTGGATCGACGCCAGCAAGGCCCACTTGCTGGCTAGGTGCGCCCTGCGCTGGACAGCCGAGACAACCTCAGATGCCGCTTCGGAGGAGCGGCGCACACCGGAAAGCACCTGGTCGGCCGCCACGCTCGGCATCCAGGCGCATAAAGCGCTCGAACAATGGGCATGTTCATCGCAATGGCGTGAAGAAAACCCGGGTGAGCTGCTCCGCGAACGGTTCCATATCCTGACAGCGTCCAATACAGCCGGTCTAGGTGCTGCCAGAATAATCGGTTCGAAACTGACCGCACGCGGACGCGAGCTAGCAGACTGGCTTCACGCCAACAACTGCGAGCTGTTGCTGCCCGAGGAGTTCGTCAGTGACGAGCAGCGGCGAATCCGAGGCGGAATGGACCTTGTGGCCGTCGCAGATCACGCCGTGCATATCTTCGATCTCAAGACAGGGCGTGGTTATGCCCGCAACCGGACCTTGCCCGAATCGGCAGTGTTACAGCTGGCCGTGTATTCAGTACTCGCTACCGACAAATGGAAACGGCCCGCCAAGGCAAGCATCCTCAGCCTCGACAGCGGCCTCCTGGACGATCAGGATCACGCCTCTGGGGCAGCAGAGATCCTCGTCAAGAACCTCGAAGAAAAGCGCGCGGCGGCCCTCGCCACTCCAACACCCACAGCGGTCGCTTCCCCAGACGCGTGCAGCTGGTGCGCCCTGCGGTGTCGCTGCACCGTTCACTGGGCCGCAGTTGAATCTGGTGTCATCACCGACACAGTCGCTGGCGAACTCGAACGCTCGACGGTCTCAGCAAACGGCAAGGTGAGCGTCATCTTGTCGACGAGCGAAGGGAGGCAACTCGTAGCCGGGCTCGACGCGGCTCCCAACGCCCCCGGCGGAGTACAGGTGGCTGCACTAAGAGTAAATCGAGTCGAGGGCAGTCCCCACGTTTGGCATGCGAACGGTTGGTCGACAATCGATCTGTTGGACGCCTTCTGA
- a CDS encoding SDR family oxidoreductase yields MTDVAGKVVLVTGGRRGLGAALVDEVLTRGARKVYSTARTDFTDDRPEVVTYALEVSSAGSVAALAGVATDVDIVINNAGVSHLDDLLTGSWDDITDTFDTNVFGPLRVTRAFAPILAANGGGALVNVHSVLSWLGGAGAYGASKAAIWSITNSLRQELQLQHTQVVGVHVGYIDTDMTDGINAPKLAPAEVARRIIDGLESGAAEVLVDDLSVQVKAALSGPVENLAFTRS; encoded by the coding sequence ATGACCGACGTAGCAGGCAAGGTGGTTCTGGTGACGGGTGGCCGACGGGGCTTGGGCGCGGCCCTGGTCGACGAGGTGCTGACCCGGGGCGCTCGCAAGGTCTACTCGACCGCGAGGACAGACTTCACCGACGACCGTCCCGAGGTGGTCACGTACGCCCTGGAGGTCAGCTCCGCGGGTTCAGTTGCCGCACTTGCGGGTGTTGCCACTGACGTCGACATCGTGATCAACAATGCGGGCGTATCCCACCTGGATGATCTGCTCACCGGCAGCTGGGATGACATCACCGACACCTTCGACACCAATGTGTTTGGGCCACTGCGGGTGACGCGTGCGTTCGCGCCGATCCTCGCCGCCAACGGTGGCGGCGCCCTGGTCAACGTGCACTCGGTGTTGTCGTGGCTCGGCGGCGCCGGCGCCTACGGCGCGTCGAAGGCCGCGATCTGGTCGATCACGAACTCGCTGCGCCAGGAGCTGCAGCTGCAGCACACGCAGGTGGTCGGGGTGCATGTCGGGTATATCGACACCGACATGACCGACGGCATCAACGCACCCAAGCTTGCTCCGGCCGAGGTTGCCCGACGCATCATCGACGGCCTGGAATCCGGTGCGGCTGAAGTGCTGGTAGACGATCTCTCGGTCCAGGTCAAAGCGGCACTGTCCGGGCCGGTCGAGAACCTGGCCTTCACCCGGTCCTAG
- a CDS encoding ATP-dependent nuclease, whose protein sequence is MRLLKVYLYGYRSVEFLDFEAGPFTVLFGKNNVGKTNVLEALLGLLNPEQPPAVRGTPSRRNDGPSGAVYVQLEPGLQFDEEVMAAAVQATGTRSPRRVAFTGSGLLLADPNDYSESGIVHSSHWRGATVEGPNVHALSMDWEFRNLHNRVEASIERLVKKSSTKLSSSAWLEPVEGTVGRYSFRSETRYHLDQFSSLATDLLPDFVGGRINAFIKAPEHWDTSKISIEYVQDGQRQCSDEVDTAGHGAARWIAAASQLALHLMDEFPGLHNLRDAGPRGFSGHILVIDEPEAHLHPMAVESIVRWCQQMVMYGFNVVVASHHEEFLRAPTDDVTLVHITRDQDLIETVARTLPVADTRQLQELAADVGVHPATALSLNRGILFVEGPLDEAVLDEYGGAKLDAAGVKIVPIHGTKNLEGLISAELVTKLGMKFGILTDATVTATMRDRSGNKRSSEERKVLRVLQIAEERGLPVAMSFGVPEADLLFALPAEAIREYLRGPFPEWEALVAECRVALNKGPSDSVNWKAYAYEKYGLPITTPGGVRSIVRKLDLDDVELPSIRAVVEEIVAWATTTAS, encoded by the coding sequence GTGCGCTTGCTCAAGGTTTATCTGTACGGCTATCGGTCGGTCGAATTCCTCGATTTTGAGGCTGGACCGTTTACTGTGTTGTTCGGTAAGAACAACGTAGGCAAAACGAACGTCCTGGAGGCTTTGCTTGGTCTACTGAATCCTGAACAGCCGCCCGCCGTCCGCGGAACACCCAGTCGACGAAACGACGGACCGTCTGGGGCCGTTTATGTTCAGTTGGAACCGGGGCTACAGTTCGACGAAGAGGTTATGGCTGCGGCGGTTCAGGCGACTGGTACCCGCTCGCCACGACGCGTTGCGTTCACTGGGTCTGGGCTGCTGCTCGCCGACCCGAATGACTACTCGGAAAGCGGGATAGTTCACTCCTCTCATTGGCGAGGGGCGACTGTGGAAGGGCCGAATGTGCATGCCTTGAGCATGGATTGGGAATTTCGGAACCTGCACAATCGGGTTGAGGCTTCGATCGAACGGTTGGTGAAGAAGTCATCCACCAAGCTTTCTTCCTCCGCATGGCTCGAGCCGGTTGAAGGAACAGTAGGTCGCTATTCGTTCAGATCAGAGACGCGGTACCACCTCGACCAGTTCAGCTCACTGGCGACCGATCTGCTCCCGGACTTCGTCGGCGGCAGGATCAACGCATTCATAAAGGCCCCGGAACATTGGGACACATCCAAGATTTCAATTGAGTACGTACAAGATGGGCAGCGACAGTGCTCCGACGAGGTCGACACCGCCGGTCACGGCGCGGCCCGTTGGATCGCGGCTGCGTCTCAGCTTGCGCTCCATCTCATGGACGAGTTCCCGGGACTCCACAATCTGCGGGACGCGGGCCCACGAGGCTTCTCCGGTCACATTCTGGTCATCGATGAACCAGAAGCACACCTGCATCCGATGGCGGTCGAGAGCATCGTCCGCTGGTGCCAACAAATGGTGATGTACGGGTTTAACGTCGTGGTCGCGTCGCACCATGAAGAATTCTTACGCGCTCCAACAGATGACGTCACGCTGGTCCACATCACGCGGGACCAAGATCTGATCGAAACCGTGGCGCGCACCCTTCCCGTCGCCGATACACGGCAGCTCCAGGAACTGGCGGCAGATGTCGGGGTCCACCCAGCGACGGCTCTGTCGCTCAACCGAGGGATCCTATTTGTCGAAGGCCCCTTGGATGAGGCTGTCTTGGACGAGTACGGCGGGGCCAAGCTGGACGCCGCAGGGGTCAAGATCGTTCCGATCCACGGTACGAAGAACCTGGAGGGCCTGATCTCTGCTGAGCTTGTGACCAAGCTAGGCATGAAGTTTGGCATTCTCACGGACGCCACCGTCACAGCAACGATGCGGGACCGCTCGGGAAATAAGCGTTCGTCGGAAGAGCGCAAGGTGTTGAGGGTGCTTCAAATCGCGGAAGAGCGAGGGCTGCCGGTGGCCATGTCTTTCGGAGTTCCAGAAGCGGATTTGCTGTTCGCCCTTCCTGCAGAAGCGATACGCGAGTACCTTCGAGGACCGTTTCCCGAATGGGAAGCGCTCGTGGCGGAATGCCGTGTAGCGCTAAACAAGGGACCATCGGACTCTGTCAACTGGAAGGCATACGCGTACGAGAAGTACGGTCTTCCGATTACAACGCCGGGCGGTGTGCGGAGTATCGTACGGAAACTCGACCTTGACGATGTCGAGTTGCCAAGTATCCGGGCAGTGGTTGAAGAGATCGTGGCCTGGGCGACGACGACGGCATCCTAG
- a CDS encoding DEAD/DEAH box helicase — translation MTATPDPAGLFERLRDTYFRYYGTPFRLANDKLNAERRARLDRAGGAWQHPLFEARPRYESAGHTIAESCQVSGADPDLAAFVSLGMFKNIPSLYWHQEKALEAALRGDDIAAIPGTGSGKTETLFLPVIARLLAESRNWKPTRTASTDWWSNAGDPFVPLRHTETGRPCAVRAFVLYPMNALADDQLIRLRKSLDSNGIHQWLDRHRNGHRFYFGRYTGTTPVLGDPSNNSAVNTLRDYMRETDGLYRAALGESEQKSFFVPRPLGAEMISRWDILADPPDILITNYSMLHVMLMRDHEQTIFARTAAWLRDDPNVVVSLIVDESHLYRGTAGTEVGYMLRLLGERLGLASTPERLQILTGSASLQNPRDGNFLKELFAKGKAFTFIEGKYLPVPGDRVELTAHLDRLLQPVDDTASADAIFGSMEAEEALLSAFHLGNPLPAPAVSQRELAERLFPGAPYAETATRNLLSAAALRTATGATPLRLRTHYYFRNVPGIWACTDPGCTAVTDEGTYTDPDRTVGRLYAEPQSRCICGSRVLELHYCQDCGDVYLGGFTSSDPIRSPSAVHSLLADVSDLARLPDQAKTERLPTNYVVYWPRASRPVETEWGINALKSRYIKAVLETATGDVKALGPLDVDPHTGWVFRLTPRLLRGAYEVEATVSGAFPTLCASCGANWELSFLKKDDPERYRSPVRGLRTGFEKINQVLVGELADQLGENDRKLILFSDSRQDAAKLSAGVGIRHYQDLIRSVFVEQMHALKPFDGTTLQRARDWYTRAKSGDDERAAAAELRERAGIDGVRLRDIWEDGGDPVKETPLITALTRLPTIPQVHLRVQQELLAMGVNPGGPYPRFQKTSANDPWTSVYDFSATPIVDRANPTLEQASLQRSIQGSGRDELYRALAGGAGRDIESLGLGWIAQDSDSAREDSSGRIGIARASLRLLVLRQRIDGIYRSTGPHRPAFLTQFWSELGDPNSIEDSCRTVWGSAVTSDWVARPSELVVRAPVQEWFCPKCNRRHLVFGAGICTRCRTALPSLGQPYTTATDDYYAWKAATKNGRFRFNTAELTGQTDRSEAQSRQLRFQGVFLDSRAVKIADEVDLLSVTTTLEAGIDIGDLNAVAMANMPPTRFNYQQRVGRAGRRETNVAYALTVCRGRSHDEYYFERPHVIANDETPPPYLTFSREAIYYRILRSEMLRRAFQARRSAISSTTLNPHGDFGQCRDWPANRMLVEPWLAANHAEFARVASALAQGTSLAAPVPEPFLTTLLDDATNVAQQSHGPADLSERLAHYGLLPMFGFPTRVRYMYLARPISSYPWPPKDTIDRDLSLAISAFAPGAETVRDGSTYRSAAIVAFQRGGYRPVAVDDPMGPPIPVNQCRLCGSVSDADTSVPHDPLAVCPQCGADPTSYRRIDVREPLGFGSTRGQDFDGSFSWTGGAGAVRALGNPNDFPGTTHRQMEARCGWTRRIVLNDNNGNQFRFRKAKPGTAYWPGYYAVDALDWPGVVEAKDLEPAVLEVALGAAQHTDVAFFGGLSQVDAEAGVRANLALRQQPGGIPDLNDGRRAAWYSLAFMIRTAAAAHLDVQPNEFSAEIHIGRRGTEQAVWAFLADTLENGAGFSTHLASAGEFEGFVKRIQTLIAEWEHDDHSKNCSASCYKCLRDYANMRYHALLDWRLAKDLFEVSLGQPLIVPPDYGSRVLSGWAQAYGASPPIQTPTGSYLLITRSTGTAAVLVRHPLEAYEDGANSVVTPRLSSTANDLYAAETFDAVVAIDSLSLDRTPRAALELIDTALTSLANVSW, via the coding sequence GTGACCGCAACGCCAGATCCCGCTGGATTGTTCGAGAGGCTCCGGGATACGTACTTCCGCTACTACGGCACGCCTTTCCGCCTTGCTAACGACAAGCTTAATGCCGAGCGCCGGGCCCGTCTCGATCGCGCCGGAGGCGCCTGGCAGCACCCATTATTCGAAGCCCGACCGCGGTATGAGTCCGCCGGGCATACCATCGCCGAATCGTGCCAAGTCTCCGGTGCTGACCCCGACCTGGCCGCCTTCGTCTCACTCGGCATGTTCAAGAACATCCCGTCTCTGTACTGGCATCAGGAAAAGGCGCTCGAAGCAGCACTACGGGGCGACGACATCGCTGCGATTCCCGGCACCGGTTCAGGAAAGACAGAAACCCTATTCCTACCGGTCATCGCGCGCCTGCTCGCTGAATCGCGGAACTGGAAGCCTACGAGAACGGCCAGCACCGACTGGTGGAGCAATGCCGGCGACCCCTTCGTGCCCTTACGGCATACCGAAACCGGCCGGCCGTGTGCTGTCCGCGCCTTCGTGCTATATCCGATGAACGCACTCGCGGACGACCAGCTGATCCGGCTGCGGAAATCGCTTGACAGCAATGGCATTCACCAATGGCTTGATCGTCACCGAAACGGGCACCGCTTTTACTTCGGGCGTTACACCGGGACTACGCCCGTTCTTGGGGACCCGTCGAACAACTCGGCCGTCAACACCCTGCGCGACTATATGAGGGAAACCGACGGGCTATACCGGGCCGCACTCGGGGAGAGCGAACAGAAGTCGTTCTTCGTGCCCCGCCCTCTCGGAGCTGAAATGATCTCCCGGTGGGACATCCTGGCTGACCCGCCAGACATATTGATCACGAACTACTCGATGCTCCACGTAATGCTGATGCGCGACCACGAGCAGACCATTTTCGCAAGAACGGCGGCATGGCTGCGCGATGACCCAAACGTGGTTGTCTCGCTGATCGTCGACGAGAGCCATCTCTACCGGGGCACCGCCGGTACCGAAGTCGGATACATGCTCCGGCTCCTGGGCGAAAGGCTTGGGCTCGCCTCCACCCCAGAACGCCTACAGATCCTTACCGGCTCAGCGTCTCTGCAGAATCCCCGCGATGGCAACTTCCTGAAGGAGCTATTCGCCAAGGGCAAGGCGTTCACGTTCATCGAAGGCAAGTATCTTCCAGTGCCGGGCGATCGGGTGGAGCTAACCGCCCATCTCGATCGGCTGTTGCAGCCCGTCGACGACACAGCCAGCGCAGATGCAATCTTCGGCAGCATGGAAGCGGAGGAGGCGCTGCTGTCCGCATTCCACCTGGGCAACCCGCTGCCCGCCCCCGCAGTTAGCCAGCGAGAACTTGCGGAACGGCTATTTCCCGGAGCGCCCTACGCTGAAACCGCAACCCGCAATTTGCTGAGCGCCGCCGCGCTACGGACCGCTACGGGTGCTACTCCGCTGCGGTTACGCACCCATTACTACTTCCGGAACGTCCCGGGCATCTGGGCATGCACCGATCCTGGCTGCACCGCGGTGACCGACGAGGGCACATATACCGATCCGGACCGCACGGTCGGTCGACTGTACGCCGAACCGCAGAGCCGGTGCATCTGCGGTTCGCGCGTTCTAGAGCTCCACTATTGCCAAGACTGCGGCGATGTCTATTTGGGTGGCTTCACCTCAAGCGACCCTATTAGGTCACCATCGGCCGTGCATTCCTTGCTCGCTGATGTCAGCGACCTAGCACGGTTGCCTGACCAGGCCAAGACGGAACGGCTGCCGACCAACTACGTTGTGTACTGGCCTCGCGCGAGCCGCCCCGTCGAAACAGAGTGGGGAATCAACGCCCTCAAGTCGCGCTACATCAAGGCCGTACTTGAAACCGCGACCGGTGACGTCAAGGCCTTGGGCCCGCTTGACGTGGACCCCCACACCGGCTGGGTCTTCCGACTCACACCCCGCCTCCTGCGCGGTGCATATGAAGTTGAAGCCACCGTGTCCGGAGCCTTCCCAACACTGTGCGCATCATGCGGCGCGAATTGGGAACTGTCGTTCCTCAAGAAGGACGACCCGGAACGCTACCGGTCACCCGTGCGGGGACTGAGGACCGGCTTCGAGAAGATCAATCAGGTCCTCGTGGGCGAGCTCGCCGATCAGCTCGGCGAAAACGACCGCAAGCTCATCCTGTTCTCGGACTCGCGCCAAGATGCCGCGAAGCTCTCCGCGGGGGTGGGGATCCGTCACTATCAGGACCTCATTCGCTCAGTCTTCGTCGAGCAGATGCATGCTCTGAAGCCCTTCGACGGCACTACCCTCCAGCGGGCGCGCGACTGGTACACCCGCGCGAAGAGCGGTGACGACGAACGCGCGGCGGCCGCCGAGTTGCGAGAGCGGGCGGGCATCGACGGCGTACGGTTGCGCGATATCTGGGAGGACGGCGGCGACCCCGTCAAGGAGACCCCTTTAATCACCGCCCTCACTCGCCTGCCAACGATTCCCCAAGTCCACTTGCGCGTTCAGCAGGAGTTACTCGCTATGGGTGTGAACCCGGGCGGACCGTATCCCCGCTTTCAGAAAACCTCTGCAAACGATCCCTGGACCTCGGTATACGACTTTTCCGCCACCCCCATTGTGGACCGAGCCAACCCGACCCTGGAACAGGCGAGCCTGCAGCGCAGCATCCAGGGCAGCGGCCGAGACGAGTTGTATCGCGCACTCGCCGGCGGTGCAGGACGCGATATTGAAAGCCTGGGCTTGGGCTGGATCGCCCAAGACTCCGACTCGGCTCGTGAAGACAGCAGCGGCAGGATCGGGATCGCCCGGGCCAGTTTGCGGCTGCTCGTTTTGCGTCAGCGTATCGACGGCATCTACCGGTCCACGGGACCACATCGTCCGGCCTTCCTAACGCAGTTCTGGTCAGAGCTTGGCGACCCAAATTCCATCGAAGACAGCTGCCGGACCGTATGGGGCTCCGCAGTCACCTCCGACTGGGTCGCCCGTCCCAGCGAACTCGTGGTGAGAGCACCTGTCCAAGAGTGGTTCTGCCCAAAGTGCAACCGTCGGCATCTCGTCTTCGGCGCCGGCATCTGCACCCGCTGCCGCACCGCGCTGCCGTCACTGGGTCAGCCGTATACGACAGCCACAGACGACTATTACGCGTGGAAAGCGGCCACGAAGAACGGCCGCTTCCGTTTCAATACCGCCGAACTTACGGGCCAGACCGACCGTTCCGAGGCTCAAAGTCGCCAGTTGCGCTTCCAGGGCGTCTTCCTTGACAGCCGCGCAGTGAAGATCGCCGACGAAGTCGACCTGCTGTCGGTGACGACAACTCTCGAAGCAGGTATCGACATTGGCGACCTCAACGCCGTCGCCATGGCCAACATGCCCCCCACCCGGTTTAACTACCAGCAGCGAGTCGGCCGCGCCGGACGGCGAGAGACCAACGTCGCCTACGCGCTGACTGTATGTAGAGGCCGATCGCATGACGAGTATTACTTCGAGAGACCTCACGTCATCGCCAATGACGAGACGCCACCGCCATACTTGACCTTCAGCCGAGAGGCGATCTACTACCGCATCCTGCGATCTGAGATGTTGCGACGCGCGTTCCAGGCTCGTAGATCCGCCATCAGTTCCACCACACTCAACCCCCATGGCGACTTCGGCCAGTGCAGAGACTGGCCAGCCAACCGCATGCTGGTCGAGCCTTGGCTAGCCGCCAACCATGCGGAGTTTGCCCGGGTAGCATCCGCCCTCGCGCAAGGAACGTCGCTAGCTGCTCCCGTACCCGAGCCATTCCTAACCACTCTGCTGGATGACGCCACCAACGTCGCACAGCAGTCCCACGGTCCCGCCGACCTTAGCGAGCGACTCGCCCATTACGGGCTCCTCCCGATGTTCGGTTTCCCGACTCGCGTTCGGTACATGTATTTAGCCCGGCCGATCAGCAGCTACCCCTGGCCTCCCAAAGACACGATCGACAGGGACTTGTCTCTCGCCATCTCGGCGTTTGCACCCGGCGCCGAGACTGTACGAGACGGCAGCACCTATCGGTCCGCGGCCATCGTCGCCTTCCAGCGTGGCGGCTATAGGCCCGTCGCCGTCGACGATCCGATGGGGCCGCCCATTCCCGTGAACCAATGCCGGCTATGCGGCTCTGTGAGTGATGCCGATACATCGGTCCCGCACGATCCGCTGGCGGTTTGCCCGCAATGCGGTGCTGACCCAACCAGCTATCGGCGCATCGACGTCCGAGAGCCTCTCGGATTCGGCAGCACCCGAGGCCAAGACTTCGACGGCAGCTTTTCGTGGACGGGAGGGGCTGGCGCGGTCCGGGCTCTGGGCAACCCGAATGATTTCCCCGGCACGACGCATCGTCAGATGGAGGCACGCTGTGGTTGGACCAGGCGCATAGTACTTAATGACAACAACGGCAACCAATTTCGCTTCCGGAAGGCCAAGCCTGGAACGGCGTACTGGCCCGGCTACTACGCAGTAGACGCACTTGACTGGCCTGGCGTGGTCGAGGCAAAGGACCTCGAGCCCGCTGTGCTCGAAGTGGCACTGGGAGCGGCGCAACACACCGACGTCGCGTTCTTCGGTGGCCTCAGCCAAGTCGATGCGGAGGCAGGTGTCCGGGCGAATCTGGCGCTCAGGCAACAACCCGGCGGCATCCCGGATCTCAACGACGGGCGCCGTGCAGCTTGGTACTCCCTTGCCTTCATGATCAGGACCGCGGCTGCAGCACATCTGGACGTCCAGCCCAATGAATTCTCCGCCGAAATCCACATAGGCCGCCGCGGCACTGAACAAGCAGTGTGGGCATTCTTGGCGGACACGCTCGAGAATGGCGCCGGTTTCAGTACTCACCTGGCCAGCGCAGGCGAATTCGAAGGATTCGTCAAACGGATCCAGACCCTGATCGCCGAGTGGGAGCACGATGATCACAGCAAGAACTGCTCGGCGTCCTGCTACAAGTGTCTGCGCGATTACGCCAACATGCGCTATCACGCCCTGCTGGACTGGCGACTCGCCAAGGATCTGTTCGAAGTGTCCCTCGGACAGCCGCTGATCGTCCCTCCCGACTACGGATCGCGCGTTCTGAGCGGATGGGCACAGGCGTACGGCGCATCGCCGCCAATACAGACGCCAACGGGGTCCTACCTACTGATCACCCGGTCGACAGGTACCGCTGCAGTCCTCGTCAGGCACCCGTTAGAGGCCTATGAGGATGGCGCCAATTCCGTTGTGACTCCCCGACTTTCGTCCACCGCCAACGATCTGTACGCCGCGGAGACCTTCGACGCAGTCGTCGCCATCGACTCCCTTTCCCTTGATCGCACTCCTCGTGCCGCCCTCGAACTGATTGACACGGCGCTGACCAGTCTGGCTAACGTATCGTGGTAA